In Haemorhous mexicanus isolate bHaeMex1 chromosome 6, bHaeMex1.pri, whole genome shotgun sequence, a single window of DNA contains:
- the CLEC14A gene encoding LOW QUALITY PROTEIN: C-type lectin domain family 14 member A (The sequence of the model RefSeq protein was modified relative to this genomic sequence to represent the inferred CDS: deleted 2 bases in 1 codon) — protein MPRSATAPDTSPPAGPGEGRGSGAGAGEGRRGQQRPAQAGAERHQSGRGSAPLSPSRPATGMRRTGPWCLLLAAACALGRTPSPPRAAVRCLSAGACFSAHLANVSYAEARGACDQRRGSLAWVSGEPELHLLLKLLADAAVPAPAVFWVGLKRNVATCTHQEQPLRGFSWEGVGGGTAPQEVPAALGRWLQEPLPSCLLARCAGLHLAPDPGDGPRWGWKEQVCGMKSPGYLCKYHYEGACPDLSPAGALDLKYRLPFEERSGGPGFSPPGTVLTVACPGGEVRLTCQPEPGGFAWKAEKPLYPCLFGRTTPDSGRCAEAAGCRDAAGGFAYACIPGSSDGTPCPGTGPAPTPTGGPAEPSGARAEGRRPSIPTPGGSTEPPATAAAGGEKTAAPPPSSSSSSSSFSSNYVFILVAVAVVVLVILVMTVLGVFQICFNKKSEGRGEKEPPEAGNKAEAGSAEPSGAAGGE, from the exons ATGCCGAGGTCAGCCACGGCTCCCGACACGTCTCCTCCGGCAGGTCCGGGGGAGGGCCGtgggagcggggccggcgctGGAGAGGGACGGCGCGGGCAGCAGAGGCCAGCCCAAGCCGGGGCAGAACGCCACCAGAGCGGCAGGGGCAGC GCGCCCCTCAGCCCGTCGCGTCCCGCCACCGGCATGAGGCGGACCGGGCCCTGgtgcctgctcctggctgcGGCCTGCGCCCTGGGCCGGACCCCGTCGCCCCCGCGGGCCGCCGTGCGCTGCCTGTCCGCCGGCGCCTGCTTCAGCGCCCACCTCGCCAACGTCTCGTACGCCGAGGCCCGCGGCGCCTGCGACCAGCGGCGGGGCAGCCTCGCCTGGGTCAGCGGCGAGCCGgagctgcacctgctgctgaagctgctggcaGACGCGGCGGTGCCCGCGCCCGCAGTGTTCTGGGTCGGGCTGAAGAGGAACGTCGCCACCTGCACCCACCAGGAGCAGCCGCTCCGCGGCTTCTCCTGGGAGGGCGTCGGGGGTGGGACGGCCCCGCAGGAGGTGCCGGCGGCGCTCGGACggtggctgcaggagcccctgcCGTCCTGCCTCCTCGCCCGCTGCGCTGGGCTGCACCTGGCGCCTGACCCCGGGGACGGCCCCAGAtggggctggaaggagcaggtCTGCGGGATGAAAAGCCCGGGCTACCTCTGCAAGTACCACTACGAGGGTGCCTGCCCCGACCTCAGTCCCGCGGGCGCCCTTGACCTCAAGTATCGGCTCCCCTTCGAGGAGCGCAGCGGCGGCCCCGGCTTCAGCCCGCCGGGCACCGTGCTGACAGTGGCGTGTCCCGGCGGGGAGGTGCGGCTCACCTGTCAGCCCGAGCCGGGCGGCTTCGCCTGGAAGGCAGAGAAGCCCCTCTACCCCTGCCTCTTCGGCCGCACGACCCCCGACAGCGGGCGGTGCGCCGAGGCCGCCGGGTGCCGCGATGCCGCCGGCGGCTTCGCCTATGCCTGCATCCCGGGCAGCTCGGACGGAACTCCCTGCCCGGGCACGGGGCCGGCCCCCACCCCTACAGGTGGCCCTGCGGAACCGTCGGGTGCCAGGGCGGAGGGGCGGCGTCCTTCCATCCCGACACCCGGCGGTTCCACGGAGCCGCCCGCCACGGCCGCTGCCGGCGGAGAGAAGACGGCTGCTCCGCCGCcttcgtcctcctcctcctcttcctccttctcttccaacTACGTTTTCATCCTGGTGGCGGTCGCTGTGGTGGTGCTGGTTATCCTGGTCATGACCGTCCTGGGGGTGTTCCAAATCTGCTTTAACAAGAAGTCCGAGGGCCGCGGCGAGAAAGAGCCGCCGGAGGCCGGCAACAAGGCGGAGGCAGGCTCCGCGGAGCCCAGCGGAGCAGCGGGGGGTGAATAG